The Acidimicrobiia bacterium nucleotide sequence CGAGGGCATGGTGCTCATGGGCGCCTTCTGGGGCTTCTGGGGCGACTGGTACTTCAGTGACACCTGGGCGGGAATCGCGTGCGGACTAGCGGCAGGAATGGTGCTGGCGTCCGTCATGGCTGTGCTGTCGATCCAGGCGCGAGCAGACCAGATCGTGGTCGGTGTGGGCCTCAACATCCTTGCTCTCGGCATCACGACCTTCGCGTTCCGGGAGATCTTCGGGAGTCGTGCCGAGATCGTGCTGGACCGTATGGATCCGATCAAGATCCCGCTCCTATCGGACATTCCCGGTGTCGGTGAGGCGCTCTTCGACAACACACCGATCACGTACCTCGCCTTCACTGCCGTCCTGGTAGCGAGCGTTGTGCTGTACCGCACGAAGTGGGGCCTCTCGATTCGCGCGGTCGGCGAGGTCCCGGCTGCGGCCGACACGGCAGGCGTGAGCGTCGCGGCCAAGCGCTGGCAGGCGATACTCGTCACCGGCGCACTCGCCGGGGTGGCGGGAGCATCCCTCTCCGTCGTGCGGCTCGGGCTCTTCCAGGAGAACATGAGCGCCGGACGTGGATTTCTCGCCCTGGCCGCTGTGATCTTCGGCCGGTGGCGTCCGCTCGGTGTCCTCGGAGCGTGCCTGGTATTCGGCGCGGCGGACGCGCTCCAGTTGCGCCTCCAGGCCGAGGAGTTCATTCCGCGCGAGGTCTGGCTCGTCGTGGGAATCGGAGTCCTCGTATCCACAGTGTGGGTTGCCTGGCAGCGGTGGCATGGGAAGACCGGCCTCTGGCGCCCATCGACCCTCGGTCCCGTGTTCGGGCTTCTCGTTGCGGCCTGCGCGTTTGCGCTCTGGGTCGCGGAACCGAACATCTCGCTACCGTCGCAGCTGTGGCTCGCACTGCCGTACGTCGTCACGCTTGCTGCTCTCGCCAGTATCAAGGGAAGCAGCAGCGCGCCGGCCGCCATCACGCAGCCGTATCGCCGCGAGATCGAAGCGTGAGCGGCGGAGCCCGACGCACCCGATCGTCAGGGCGCTTGTTCGATGTATGCGTTCAGGTCCTTCCGGAGCGCTGCCTTGAGCTCCCCGGGTGCGAAAGATGCATCGATCGAGGTTTGGGCGAACTCCACGAGCACCCCGGAGCCCCATCCGAACTCATTCGCGACACTCTCGAGTTCGGCCGGGACGTCGGTCCCGAGGAGGTACGGGTCGTCGGTGTTGATCGAGATCCTCACGCCGGCGTCGTGGAGCGCCGCTACCGGGTGGTCGCGTAGCGATCGCACAACTCCGAGCCGCACGTTGGACGTAGGGCAGATGTCGAGTGGTACACCACGACTCCTGAGCTCGGCGACGAGGGCCGGCTCGTCCACACAACGGATGCCGTGATCCACGCGCTCCGCGCCGAGAACGTCGATGGCATCCCATACACCCTCGGGCCCGCTCGACTCCCCGGCGTGGACGCATCGATGGAGCCCGGCGGCTGCAGCTCGCTCGAACGCGTCGGCAAACCGAGAGCTGCTCCTTCCGGCGGCCTCTTCGTTTCCGTCGATCGACAGCGCGACAAGGCGCTCTGACGGATGTGCGATGATCCACTCGACGAGCTCTACGGCTTCCGATCCCGACTGATGCCGACCGATGCTCGGGCACACGCCGACAGGCGCGAATCCGTCCGCCTCTGCTGCTGTCAACCCGGAGTCCAGCACAGCGAAGAATTCGTCGAGACGATCACGCCACGCAAGCCAATGTGCAGGATTGACGATCACGTCCGCGTAGCGGATGCCCGAACCCGCAGCGTGCCGCGCGAACCCGTACGCAATCTCGGCCAGATCGTCCCCTGCGTCGATGAGCCCACACGACGCATCAAGCGTGCGCAGGAGCGAGCCGAGGTCGTTCACCTCGTCTTCGGGCGCGATCGGAATGTCGAGGCCCTGGTGCCGAGCCGCTCGACGAACCAGATCCCGTTCGATGCACCCCTCGAGATGCACGTGGACCTCGGCCTTTGGAAGGGCCACGAGCCATTCCCGGTCGATCGTCGGCCCTCGCGGCGGCGGATCCGTCGTTTCCACGTGTCTGTCACCGACCCTTCGACAGCGTGTCGAAATTAGCGCGAGCCCGATCGCGAATGCGACGAACACCCCCATGACACGTGGTCGCGAAAGCTGATAGACATTGACAACTTGTTGAAATGCCGGTGACCCCGATCCCACGGAGCTCCAGCTTGAACGGTGCTGGACAACGATGAGCAGGACGAAGGAGCTCACGGTCGTCGCGATCGGCGGCCATTCGTTGCTCGATCCCGGACTGCCGTCGACCGTCGAGAACCAGTTCGCCGTCACCGCCGCCGCCCTCGCCCCGATCGCCGACCTGCTCGAGCGTGGTGAGCGCCTGGTCCTGACCCACGGTAACGGGCCCCAGGTCGGTTTCATGGCCCTGCGCTCCGAACTGGCGAAGAACCGCGTCCACGAGGTACCCCTCGACTCCCTCGTCGCCGACAGCCAGGGTTCGCTCGGATACATGATCCAGCGGGCCCTACGCGAGGAGCTCCAGGGGCGGGGAGTCTCCACAGGAGTTGCCGCCGTGGTCACTGAGGTGCGCGTGGACTCGAACGACCAGGCTTTCCGCGAGCCGACGAAGCCCATCGGTCGCTTCTACTCGTCTGAGGAGGCAGAGGCACTCTCGGCTGAGCACGGGTGGAAGATGATCGAGGACGCCAACCGGGGCTACCGCAGAGTCGTGCCGTCGCCGATTCCGCAACAGATCGTTCAGTTGGACGTCATCAAGAGCCTGATCGACTCCGGTGTGACCGTGATCTGTTGCGGCGGTGGGGGCATTCCCGTCACGGGTGACCCGGGTGAGCACATCGAAGGTCACGAGGCGGTCATCGACAAGGACAGAACGAGCATGCTTCTCGCCATCGAGCTCGGTGCCGATCGCCTGGTGATATCGACCGGTGTCGACCGCGTGTATCGCGACTTCCTCACCGACCACGCGGAACCGCTGGCGACGATCTCGATGGCCGAGGCGATTCGGCTCGACGAAGACGGACAGTTTCCGTCCGGCTCCATGGGACCGAAGATCGAAGCGGCGATCCACTACCTGCAGCGCGTCGACGGCGAGGTCGTCATCTGCTCGCCCGAGAATCTCGTCGCCGCGATGAACGGTGACGCCGGAACACGTATTCGAAGGGACTGACATGGACACACTCGACGCCTCGATCGATCCTGAGTCCAGCGCCGCGCTGTTCGGGCGCAGCCTGCTCCTGACCCAGGACTGGTCGACTGCCGACCTCGAGACTCTCCTCGCGTTGGCAACCACGTTCGCGTCGGCCGACCGCGCCGATCGTCGGCTCCCCCTGTGCGAGCACGAGCTCGCCTACGCCTTGTTCTTCGACAACTCGACGCGCACAAAGAGCGCCTGGGCCGGCGCCGCAGCCCGGCTCGGTATGCACCCGGTCATCGTCGACGGGTCGTCGACCCAGATCTCGCACGGCGAGACCGCCGCCGAGACCGGCGCGATGCTCGGCATGAACGCACACGCGCTCGGTATCCGACACGATCTGATCCTCGGTGAGGGCAACGCGTTCATCCGCGACGTGGAGCGTGGGATCAGCGACTATCTCGCCGCCACAGACCGGTCGCGCACAGTGCCGGTGGTCAACCTCCAGTGCGACATCGACCACCCCACCCAGACCCTGGCCGACCTCCTCTGGCTGCGCGAGGTGTTCCCGGACGGTCTCCGGGGAAAGAAGATCGCTGTGAGCTGGGCCTACTCGCCGTCCTACGCCAAACCGTTGTCGGTTCCGCAGGGTCTCATCACGCTGCTCACCCGGTTCGGAGCCGACATCACGCTCGCCCACCCCGACGGCTACCGGCTCTCGGATCCGGTTCTCGACACGGCGGCAGCCAACGCTGCCGCCTCGGGCACGTCCTTCGAGGTCACCGACGACATGGACGCCGCGTTCACCGACGCCCACGCGGTCTACCCCAAGAGCTGGGGTCCGTACGACCTGATGCTCGAACGGGTCGAAGCCAACCGCGCACGCGATGAGGAGGCACTGCGTTCGATCGAGAAGCGCGCTCTCGACCGCAACGCATCCTTCACGGACTGGATCTGTGACGAGCGACGCATGGACCTCACTCACGACGGTGATGCGATGTACATGCACTGCCTTCCGGCGGACATCGGCGCGGAGGTCGCGCCCGCCGTCATCGAGCGACACACGACCGATGTCGCACGTGAGGCGAACTGGAAGGTCTACGTGATCATGGCCCTGCTGGCCTCAGCCAAAGTTCCCGACCTACCCGCACGAATCAACACCGCTCTGTCGCGACCGTCGCACGAGCGCGAGACCTGAAAGGACCCCCATGAACCAGCTCGAAGACCAGATCCGAGAGCTCAGCGAGCGTTACCTACCGATCGCGGTCGAGATCCTCGCCGAGGCAATCCGCATCCCCGCCGACTTCGTGGACCGCGAACCCGAGTCGGGCGGTGACCCCGACTGCGGCCTCTCCAACCATGAAGGTCCGCGCCTCGAGTTCCTCCGGGACTCGATCATCACCCACGGCGCTGTTCGGTCGGCCGACGACGTCGGCTTCGACGACTACGGGAACCTGGTCTGGACCGTCTCCGACCCCGACGACGGCATACCCGAGTCCGAGAAGGTCGTGGTCTACTTCGACGGGCACACCGACACCGTGCGCGCCCTGCGGGACCAGTGGACGGACAAGCTCGGTGGCGGCGTCGACGCGTACGACGGCGTGATCGATCTCGATCGTGTCGACCGTGAGTTCCTGCGACAGGAGCTCGGGTACCTCCCTCCCGACGACCAGTGGGACAACCTGGTGTTCGGCCGGGGTGCCGCGGACCAGCTCAGCGGCGTGGTCAGTCAGATCCTGGCCACCAAGATCGCCCTCGAGCTCGCTCCCCAGGGTGCGTTGCGCGGGGTCATCATCCGCTCGTATGCCACCGCAGCCGAAGAGGACAACGACGGTGCGGGCCCGATGTTCCTCGTTCGCCAGGTACTTCCGGGAGCGGGACCGGAGCTGATCCCGGACGCCGTGGTCCTCACCGAGGGCACGGGCGACGCCGCCAAAGGTGCCCTCGGCATCTACCGGGGTCAACGCGGCCGCATGCAGATCGAGGTCCAGGTCACGGGTCGTTCGTGCCACGGCTCGATGCCGTGGGAAGGGCTCAATCCCCTGGAGCACGGCGGAGCAATTCTGGCCGAGGCGGCCCGTCGTTACGACGAGCGCGACGGTTTCGCCGACGACCCGTTTCTCGGCCACGGCACCCGCACCGCCTCATGGGCACAACTCGACACACCGAGTGACTGCGCTGTGCCCGACCGGTTCACATTTCGCTTCGACCGGCGCCTCACCGTTGGCGAACTTCCCGATCAGGCCCTCGCGGACATCGAGAACCTCGATGCGGTGAGAGCTGCGCGGGAGGCCGGGCTCAGGGTCGATGTCTCGGTGCCCGACTACAACCAGCCCACGTGGCGTGGCTACGAGCCCGGGAACGCTCAGATCTACATGGGTTGGGCGACGCCCGACGACCATGCCGCGATCCGGTCCGCCGTGACGGTGTACGAGTCGCTCGTCGCACCGAGTCTCGGTACGACCAGTGCCACTGCGGGTGACCGGAGACCGGAAGCTCGTGTCGACCGGTGGATCTTCTCGACCGATGGTGTCGGCTTCCCGATCCCGTCCGATGATGATTCCATCTCAGTCCCCGAATCCAAGGCGTGGGTCGACGCCGGCAAGTTCAAGCATCCCCCGATGTTCGGTTTCGGCCCGGGAATCGAGCAGAACACGCACAAGATCGGTGAATGCGTCGATCAGCGCGAGATCCGTCTCGCGGTCGCCTTCCTTGCTCGATTTCCCAGCGCCTATGCCGAGCGCTGACACGACAGGAGAGCGCCTTTTCGCCGTACCGGGAACCGTCCTGCGGTCGACCCCCGCTCTGCGGCCGCATGATTCCGTGGCAATCGAGATCGTTCAACCCCTCGAAGGCGTGTTTGCAACTATTGTCCGCGTCCGAGGGGGGTGAAGCTCATGTCTCAGGCTCTTCTCGACGCGGTGAAGCCGCTGGTGGACACGATCGGTGGCGAGCTCATCAAACCCGGGTCGATCGAGCCCGGCGACGTGCTTCTCGAGTGGAAAGGGCGCGTCGTCGCCGGCGTTCGTCTGCCGCGGCTACAGGGCGCTCTCGAGCGTCTCATCGCGACTGTCGAAGACCAGCTCGGAGCTCCGCTGCCCGAGCTGAGCCGTCAGGACAAGCAGCGTGCGGTGGCGATGCTCGACAAGCTCGGAGCCTTCACACTACGCAAAGGCGTGGAAGATGTCGCCGACGCACTCCACGTGAGCCGATTCACCGTCTACAACTACCTCAATGCGGTCGACGGCGCTTCCGGAAAAGGAGCTTCGTGATGCTGAAAGCCGAGTTCACGATCGAGCCGTTCATCACGGGCGACCGCGGTCCGCACGGAGAGGCGGCTCTTGCTGTCGTGAGGGACTCGGGTCTGGACTACGACGACGGTCCCTTCGGAACCTCACTCACAGGCGAGGACGCCGCTGTGATCTCGACCGTGGAAGAAGTGCTGGCACAGGCGATGGACCGCGGAGCGACACGCGTCTCGCTCCAGCTCTTCCGAGACGGCACGGGCGACAGCTGACGCGTTCGAGTCGAGAGAGATCCGTACCTACCTTTCGACGCAAGACGTTCATCAAGACCGCTCGGGGGTGCGGAACCCGAGAGTGACGGCGGGCTGGAACCACTGCTCCACGAACTCGTAGAGCACGCCGATGACGCGGTCGAGCTCCTCCA carries:
- a CDS encoding ABC transporter permease; this translates as MGPFDSAWFAAAIIAATPLIFAAVGELFSERAGVLNVGIEGMVLMGAFWGFWGDWYFSDTWAGIACGLAAGMVLASVMAVLSIQARADQIVVGVGLNILALGITTFAFREIFGSRAEIVLDRMDPIKIPLLSDIPGVGEALFDNTPITYLAFTAVLVASVVLYRTKWGLSIRAVGEVPAAADTAGVSVAAKRWQAILVTGALAGVAGASLSVVRLGLFQENMSAGRGFLALAAVIFGRWRPLGVLGACLVFGAADALQLRLQAEEFIPREVWLVVGIGVLVSTVWVAWQRWHGKTGLWRPSTLGPVFGLLVAACAFALWVAEPNISLPSQLWLALPYVVTLAALASIKGSSSAPAAITQPYRREIEA
- the add gene encoding adenosine deaminase; amino-acid sequence: MALPKAEVHVHLEGCIERDLVRRAARHQGLDIPIAPEDEVNDLGSLLRTLDASCGLIDAGDDLAEIAYGFARHAAGSGIRYADVIVNPAHWLAWRDRLDEFFAVLDSGLTAAEADGFAPVGVCPSIGRHQSGSEAVELVEWIIAHPSERLVALSIDGNEEAAGRSSSRFADAFERAAAAGLHRCVHAGESSGPEGVWDAIDVLGAERVDHGIRCVDEPALVAELRSRGVPLDICPTSNVRLGVVRSLRDHPVAALHDAGVRISINTDDPYLLGTDVPAELESVANEFGWGSGVLVEFAQTSIDASFAPGELKAALRKDLNAYIEQAP
- a CDS encoding carbamate kinase; translated protein: MSRTKELTVVAIGGHSLLDPGLPSTVENQFAVTAAALAPIADLLERGERLVLTHGNGPQVGFMALRSELAKNRVHEVPLDSLVADSQGSLGYMIQRALREELQGRGVSTGVAAVVTEVRVDSNDQAFREPTKPIGRFYSSEEAEALSAEHGWKMIEDANRGYRRVVPSPIPQQIVQLDVIKSLIDSGVTVICCGGGGIPVTGDPGEHIEGHEAVIDKDRTSMLLAIELGADRLVISTGVDRVYRDFLTDHAEPLATISMAEAIRLDEDGQFPSGSMGPKIEAAIHYLQRVDGEVVICSPENLVAAMNGDAGTRIRRD
- a CDS encoding knotted carbamoyltransferase YgeW, producing MDTLDASIDPESSAALFGRSLLLTQDWSTADLETLLALATTFASADRADRRLPLCEHELAYALFFDNSTRTKSAWAGAAARLGMHPVIVDGSSTQISHGETAAETGAMLGMNAHALGIRHDLILGEGNAFIRDVERGISDYLAATDRSRTVPVVNLQCDIDHPTQTLADLLWLREVFPDGLRGKKIAVSWAYSPSYAKPLSVPQGLITLLTRFGADITLAHPDGYRLSDPVLDTAAANAAASGTSFEVTDDMDAAFTDAHAVYPKSWGPYDLMLERVEANRARDEEALRSIEKRALDRNASFTDWICDERRMDLTHDGDAMYMHCLPADIGAEVAPAVIERHTTDVAREANWKVYVIMALLASAKVPDLPARINTALSRPSHERET
- a CDS encoding peptidase dimerization domain-containing protein; this translates as MNQLEDQIRELSERYLPIAVEILAEAIRIPADFVDREPESGGDPDCGLSNHEGPRLEFLRDSIITHGAVRSADDVGFDDYGNLVWTVSDPDDGIPESEKVVVYFDGHTDTVRALRDQWTDKLGGGVDAYDGVIDLDRVDREFLRQELGYLPPDDQWDNLVFGRGAADQLSGVVSQILATKIALELAPQGALRGVIIRSYATAAEEDNDGAGPMFLVRQVLPGAGPELIPDAVVLTEGTGDAAKGALGIYRGQRGRMQIEVQVTGRSCHGSMPWEGLNPLEHGGAILAEAARRYDERDGFADDPFLGHGTRTASWAQLDTPSDCAVPDRFTFRFDRRLTVGELPDQALADIENLDAVRAAREAGLRVDVSVPDYNQPTWRGYEPGNAQIYMGWATPDDHAAIRSAVTVYESLVAPSLGTTSATAGDRRPEARVDRWIFSTDGVGFPIPSDDDSISVPESKAWVDAGKFKHPPMFGFGPGIEQNTHKIGECVDQREIRLAVAFLARFPSAYAER
- a CDS encoding helix-turn-helix domain-containing protein — translated: MSQALLDAVKPLVDTIGGELIKPGSIEPGDVLLEWKGRVVAGVRLPRLQGALERLIATVEDQLGAPLPELSRQDKQRAVAMLDKLGAFTLRKGVEDVADALHVSRFTVYNYLNAVDGASGKGAS
- a CDS encoding thiamine-binding protein, with protein sequence MLKAEFTIEPFITGDRGPHGEAALAVVRDSGLDYDDGPFGTSLTGEDAAVISTVEEVLAQAMDRGATRVSLQLFRDGTGDS